CTCTCACCCTTGTTATATCTGGGGCTTTGGGGAATCTTATTGACAGGGTGCGGCTAAACTATGTAGTTGACTTTTTAGACTTTACATTGATTAATTACCCTATTTTTAATACGGCAGATATTTTCGTTGTATCAGGCACTACATTACTTGCCTATTTTATGTTGCTTGCTAGTCCGAACAATTCACAAAAGGAGGGTTAGACATGACTAAAAATGCAAAGTTTATCCCAGTTTTAAAATTTGACTGGCTTACTCGTTTTTTTGATCCTTTAATGAAGCTTACAATGTCGGAAAAAAAGTTTAAGAAAGCTTTATTACTACAGGCTGATATTAAAGATAATGATATTATCCTTGATTTTGGCTGTGGTACTGCAACGCTAATGATTATGGCTAAAAAAGAAGCTCCGAAAGCAAGTATTTACGGTGTAGACGTTGATCCAAATGTACTCAAAATTGCTAAGAATAAGGTGAAAAATAGTGGTTATGAGATATCTTTAAGAGCCTATGATGGTATTTCATTACCCTATAAAAGTGAAACATTTGATAAGGTGCTATCAAGTCTTGTGTTCCACCATTTGACTAGAAGTCAAAAGGAAATAGTACTAAAAGAAATATATAGGACACTAAAGTTTGGTGGAGAATTGCATATTGCCGACTTTGGCAGAGCCAGTAACATTTTTATGCGAGGGATGTTTTTAATTATCCAACTATTTGATGGTTTTATTAATACCTCAGACAATGTGAATGGGTTACTCCCTGAGATTATCAGAGAAGCAGGTTTTGATAAAGTTATTGAACATAAGAGAATAATGACCTTGTTTGGTACTATTTCGTTATACAGAGCCATCAAACTATTGTAATCTCACTTATATCACATTTTTTAGATAAAACATTTTAGTGTTGATTATACACAAAAGGAGGGAAATAGTTCATGCAGGATAATAAAATTGACTTTGAAAGATGCGATTGTACTGTTATTCACGAAGACGTTGTAAACTTAGTAAGAGATAGTATGCCGCATGAAGAAAGCTTATATGATTTAGCAGATATCTTTAAAGTTTTTGGTGATACAACTAGAATTAAAATACTTTACGCCTTATTTGCTTCAGAGATGTGTGTATGTGATATTGCTGTATTACTTAATATGACTCAGTCTGCCATATCACACCAACTACGTGTACTGAAACAAGCAAGACTGGTTAAATTTAGGAAAGAAGGGAAGGTAGTATATTATTCTTTGGATGATGATCATATAAAGCAAATCTTTGATCAAGGTTTAATTCATATTAAGCACAAATAATTTATAGAAAGGAAGCTACTAATGGATACAATAAAATCTAATGAAAATTTTAAATGTAGATACTTTAGGATTCAAAAAGATGTAGTTAAAAAGGTTAGAGCGAGATTACCAAGTGATGATGAATTTGCGAGTTTAATAGAACTATTCAAAGTATTTACCGATGAGATTAAACTTAAAATAATTTATGTATTATTTGATTCTGAAGTTTGTTTATGTGAATTAAGTGAGCTATTAACAATAAATGAAGATGAAGTTATTAGACAACTGAAAGAGTTAGAAAGATTAGGGGTAGTAAAACATAAACACAAAGAAGATATGGCTTGCTATTACCTAGCTAATAATCACATACAACATATTTTAGTAGAAGGATGCATTCATAAAAGTCATACTGATTAGATAGCAGTCAATTTTGAAAAGGTGGGATAATATGAGTCAAAAAATTCGTAAAGAACTAATATTAGAAGGTCTAGATTGTGCGAATTGTTCAGCTAAAATTGAATACGAAGCAAACCAAATAGCTGGAGTAAGTGTTTCAATGAACTTTATGACAAAGACACTTACTATTGAAACTGAAAATGGACAGGAGTTAGAAAGGATATTAGTGCAAATTAATACTATCGTTAACAAGCATGAACCGGATGTTATAGTAAGGGAAAAAACAATAAACAAAGGTGAAAAGAAAGCATTAATACTTGTGGGCTTAGGATGTGCAAATTGTGCGGCAAAGATGGAAACACAGATTAAAAATCTTACAGGCGTAAAGAATGCAACCGTGGATTTCGTGTCTAAAAAATTAACCATTGAAGCAAATAGTAAGCAGGATCTAAAGAGAATTATTGAAGAAGCTACAGCTATAGTAAAAAGAATTGAACCAGATGTAAAAGTAGTCGATGAAGAACAGAAAAGAAAAAGTGATAATAAAAGAATTTTTATACTTGACGGGCTTGGATGTGCAAATTGTGCATCAAAAATAGAATCAGAAGTTAAAAAAATAGAGGGAGTTAAGGTTGCTTCTGTAGATTTTGTTTCAAAAAAGCTTACCATGGAAACTGATGCTAATATTAATTTTGAAAAGTTAAATGAAGGCATAGTCAGCATAGTAAAAAGAATTGAACCGGATGTTAAAGTTATAAGTGCTGAAGAGATTATTAAAGAAAAAGCAAATGACGATGAAGAAGATAGTAATAAGAAAGAAATAATAAGGCTTGGTATAAGTGGAGCTTTGTTTGCTATAGGCTTAGCGTTTAATTTGCCAAGCTGGTTGGAACTTACCGTATTTTTAATAAGCTATATTATATCTGGAGGAAAAATTGTACTAAAGGCTTTGAAGAATATCACAAGGGGCCAAGTGTTTGACGAAAATTTCCTTATGAGTATTGCTACAATTGGCGCATTTTTTATCGGAGAATATCCGGAAGGTGTAGCTGTTATGCTGTTTTTCCAGGTAGGAGAATTTTTTCAAGAATTAGCTGTAAATCGTTCTAGAAAGTCAATAAGCGCGCTGATGGATATAAGACCTGATTTTGCTAATATTAAAATTGGAGATGACATAAAAAGAGTATCCCCCGAAGAAGTAAGCATAGGTGATATTATTGTCGTAAAGCCAGGTGAAAAAGTTCCACTGGATGGCAAAGTAGTAGAAGGGAGCTCAATGGTTGATACATCTGCTCTAACAGGAGAATCTGTTCCAAGAGAAGTAGAGGTAGGCAATGATGTATTAAGTGGTTTTATTAATAAAAATGGTCTTTTAACTATTGAAGTTACAAAAGAATTTGGTGAATCCACTGTGTCTAAGATTTTAGATTTAGTTCAAAATGCCAGCAGCAAGAAAGCTCCAACTGAAAACTTTATAACAAAGTTTGCCAGATACTATACACCGGTAGTTGTAGTTATTGCAGTACTTCTTGCAATTGTACCACCCCTTGTTGTTCCGGGAGCAACATTCTCAGATTGGATATATAGAGCCTTAGTATTTTTAGTAATTTCATGTCCTTGTGCGCTGGTAGTATCTATTCCCCTTGGCTTCTTTGGTGGAATTGGTGGTGCATCCCGAAGTGGTGTATTAGTTAAGGGAAGTAACTATTTAGAAGCGTTAAATAATGTGGAAATAGTTATCTTTGATAAAACTGGTACTTTAACAAAAGGTGTATTTAATGTAACGGAAATAAATCCTCAAAATAATTATACTGAAGAAGAGCTAATAGAATATGCAGCATATGCAGAGAGTTACTCAAACCATCCAATTGCAGTTTCAATTTTAAAAGCCTATGAAAAAGAAGTTGATAAAAGTAAAATCGAAAGCTATGATGAAATATCCGGACATGGTATAAAGGTTAAGGTTGAAGGCAAAGAAATACTTGCAGGTAATATTAAATTAATGAACAAAGAAAATATTCAAGTTAGTAAGGTTGAATCTGTAGGAACTGTAGTACATGTTGCATTAAATAATGTGTATGCAGGTTATATTGTGATTTCAGATGAGGTTAAGGATGATTCGGCGAGCGCAATTAAGGCATTAAAAGCCCTTGGTGTTAAAAAGACCGTCATGCTTACAGGAGATGTAAGGTCTGTTGGTGAAAAAGTAGGTAAGCAGTTAGGGTTAGATGAGGTATATGCAGAGTTATTACCTACTGAAAAAGTTGAAAAACTTGAATTGATTGATAAACAAAAGTCACCGAAAGGGAAGCTTGTCTTTGTAGGTGATGGTATAAATGATGCGCCGGTACTTGCAAGAGCTGACATCGGAATGGCAATGGGAGGCTTAGGATCAGATGCAGCCATTGAAGCTGCTGATGTGGTAATTATGACCGATGAACCATCTAAAATAGCTACAGGTATAAAGATTGCAAAGAGAACACGAAAAATTGTATGGCAGAATATAATTCTTGCTATGGGAGTTAAGCTTATATTCTTAATCCTAGGCGCTACTGGTGTAGCTTCATTGTGGGAAGCAGTATTCGCTGATGTTGGGGTAACAGTTATTGCTGTAATAAATGCCATGAGAGTAATGCGCGTTAAAGACATATAGTATTATTAGATTTTTTATAAATATATACAGTTTATTATGTAAATTACAGATAAAATAATATAGGGTTATATTAGTAATGATATTTCTACTAATCCAATATAACCCTATATTATAATTACTTAATCATACAACATATATAGGTATTTTACAGTCTTTGTAACTTACTTTACGTCTGATTATTATTACCTTAACTAATAAATATGGATGTCTTGATTTTAAAAATATTCATCTTTGTTAATTAAAATAAGTGTCAGGATGCTGGTGCTACTTCCAATGAGAGATAGCAGAATTATCTGTCATAAAAAATTGGGATGATGATCTAATCATCCTATTTTTTAAGGATGTACCGGTTTGAAAAGGCACTATAACTTTAAAATGGGAGAAATGAATTTATGGAAGAAAATATAATGAATAGAAATTGCTGAGGATCTCAAGCTAATTCTACTAGTCTAGTAGAAGAAAACAAGTTTTGTCCTATTTGCAATGAAGAAGGAATTCAGGTAAAAGGTATTACAGTAAAACACATGGTTATTGAAAATTTAATTCCACAGGTAGAAGATGATAATTATTATTTATGTCTTAGTGAAAAATGTGATATTGTTTACTATAGCTCTAACTCAGACTTTCACATAGAAAAAGAACAAATAAAAGTACCAATTTGGTTTAAGGAAGATGCTAATCCTAAATACATTTGTTACTGTAACCGAGTAACGGAAGAGAATATTGTTAATGCTATAAGAAATGAAGGAGCTAGAAATATTAAGGATATTATTAAGTTAACTGGTGCTATGAAAAATGGTAAATGTGAAATTAATCATCCTACAGGAAAATGTTGTAGCCCAATAATTCAAGAAACAATAGATAGGGCATTAGGAATTTAAATAAAAAAAGGATAGGCTACGATTCTATTTAGTATCATAGGACTATCCTTACTTTATTGAAAAATTACTGACCTAATCCAGCCGCTTTTAATGCTTCAATATCAATTCCTTTGTTTTTGCAGCAGTCTACTAATTTACCGTTAATTGCTACAGCAGGAACAGATTGTATTCCGTATTTTTTAGCTTTATCTTCGCACTCATTTGTCTCACACTTTTTATTTAAGTCATAAACTATCACTTCGCAGTTAGGGCATGCTAATTCTTTAATTTGCTTTACAGTATTATCACACACATAACAACCTGCAGTAAACACTTCAATTAATCTTTTAGCCATTCTTTTCCACCTCCCTTCGATAAAGTTTCAACAATTGGACATTTACAAATAGGATTGCCTGATCCAGGACATTGAGCAGATAGATCTTCTAAAGTAGTTTTGATTTTTTGGAGATCATGAATTTTTAATTCAATCTCCCTAATTTTTTGAGTAGCAAAATCAAGAATTTCTTTAGAATCAAAGTGTTCTTCATCTTCTGTAATTGCTAGAAGTTTTTCAATTTCATCGAGAGAAAAGCCTAATTCTTGAGAACGCTTAATAAATTTAATCCTCTCGACAGTTTCTAAAGGAAATATTCGATAACCTGATTCAGTTCTAGGTGGTTCTGAAATTAAGCCACGTCTTTCATAATACCTGATGGTTTCAATATTCACATTAGATTTTTTTGCAACTTCACCTATTGATAAACCATTCATTAATATCACCTTCTAATATAATTATAAGGCCTGTATCTAGGTACAGAGTCAAGGCTTTTTTGATTTTATTATATTTAAAATGATTATCTACCATTTCCCACCTGACATGCGGGCAAATCTTCTAGCTCCAAAATACCCCATTATAAGTGAACTTATGATTATTCCTAAGATACTATATGCTAAATGCATATGAGGGATTTGTGGTGTTAAAACTGCTCTTAATGCTTCATTAACATATAATAAAGGGTTTATTAAAACTAGCTTTTGAATAATTGGAGTTGCACTTAATGAATTCCAAGAGAAGAATATAGCTCCTGTGAAAACCAAAGGCATTAAGAAGCCTGGAAACATAGCGGCAATTTGATTAGGTTTAATAATAGTTCCAACCAAAAGGCCAAGAGTTGCTGAACAAATAGCAGCAAGTACCAATATTGGAATAAGCGTTAGAATACCTTGAGCATTTATTGTTATATCTAGAGAGCTGGCCATAAATAGCAAGGATACTGGTAATACTATCAAACCGCCTATCCATGATTCTAAAATTCCTACAAACATCTTTGCAAAAGCTACAACTCGTACATTAACAGGTGCCTGTAAACGATCTTCTATTTCTCTGGACATATTAAAATCCATAGTTAGAGGAACTGCCGTACCATGAATTCCTGTAACAAGTATGCTCATGCCTACCATACCTGGAAACATCTGGTTAGGGAAATTTGGTCCTACAATTCCTACTCTAGGCAAAATATAACCATAAAGAAGAATCAGCACAAAAGGTAACATGGCTACACGGAAAACAAACTCCCATTTATTCCTTGCCTGAACTACTAAGTCACGTTTGACCATAGTTTTAAATGCTATAAAATCCAAATTGTTATTTACTTTATCTGTTTTCATCATGATTTATGCTCCCCTTTCCAGTTAAATGTATGAATACATCATCAAGCGTACTTGCGCTTAAACTTATATTTTGTAAAGGTGTATCTAATTTATTTACCCATTCTAAAATCTGGTTGAAATCAGGCTTATTATCCTTCATATATAGAAGTAGTACACCATTTTTAATGGTAGCATTTGTTACTTCAGGTAAGGTCTTAGCTTGCCTAGCAAATATAGGATCAAGATTGGCTAATTTTATGGAAATAATATTATTGCTAGGAATTAGTGTTTTTAATTCTTCAACTGTTCCTAGAGCTTTTAACTCTCCTTTATCAACAATAGCAATTCGATCACATAGCTGCTCTGGCTCTTCCATATAATGAGTTGTAAGAAATATTGTGGTTCCAGCTTTATTTAAGGTTAGTATTTGTTCCCATAATATAGATCTATAACTAGGATCTAGGCCAGTTGTTGGTTCATCTAAAAATAATATAGCAGGGTTATGCATGATAGCACGAGCTATTTTTAAACGTTGTGCCATTCCTCCTGAATAACTTTTGACATAATCATTTTGCCTTTCGGTAAGTCCAAACTTATGAAGGTACTCATCGGCTCTTTCATTTGCTGTTTTATCATCTATTCCAAAATATTTAGCATGATAGATTAGGTTTTCTCTTGCAGTTAGTCCCTTATCTAAATTATTGTGTTGAGCAACTACACCTATTTTTCTACGTGCTAGAGCAGGATTTTCTAAAGTTGATTGATCATCAATAAAGATCTTACCCGATGTAGGTTCTAACTGAGTGGTCACCATGCTAATTGTAGTACTTTTACCAGCTCCATTCGGTCCTAGAAAACCAAAAATTTCTCCTCGTTGTACCTCAAAGCTAATGCTACGGACTGCTTCTACTTTCCGATCTTTTGACACTTGAAATACCTTGTGTAAGTTTTCTACTCTAAGAATTATATCTGACATTACATTAATCTCCTTTCATTTGGTTTATTGCAAACCTTATTTTTAGCTTATATTACCATTGTAAAGTATGTACCTAAGTACAGTGTCAAGGGGTAAAATACCTTTTATGATAATTTGCACGATATATTTTTACTTAATGTATTCTATATTTAATTTAGTATAATACTCTTATATTTTTACGATAAATGTTCAATATTCAGCAATATTTCGCTGCATCAATGTTAGGAACTATCTTTCTTAAACGATATACTGCAACAATGGATAAGAAATAAATATATATCATTGAAATATTAGCAATATATTTATTTCTTAATTTTTTTTATAGTGTATATAGCAGAACATTTTATAAGGAAGTTTTCCGAGACTGGAACAGTCTGTAGTTACTATAAAGATAGGCTCAGAGGCTACAGTTTGTGGGAAGGAGCGGTGGAGAAAGTAGAATATATAGATTAAAGTACAGAAATAATTACTACCACAAACAAAAGACCCGAAAGAACAATCTGACCTATGAATGGAGTAAAAAATATGTAAACAGAGATCTGGTTACATATTTTTTTATGGAATGAACTAGGAAGTTTGTTGACCCTAGAGGAGGGGCTACAGCGTCCCACCCTAACAAAGACTCCAGAGGAATACAAAGGCAAAGACCCTAAAGTGGTCACTTATGGACGTATGGGAATAACGTGGCCATGACCCTATAGAAAATGACCTAAAAGCATGACCCTAGGAAAAGACCCTAAAGAAGCAACCTATAGACGTAGGTAATAGCGTTGCATGACCTGTAAGTTAAAAACTACAGAGAACTACTATAATAAAGACCCAATAGATAGACCCCGTAATGCATGTGGGCAACTATCTCTAAAGATAGACTTAATAAGTTGTCCATCATGCACACCCCCTGAAGCTGTACCCTAATTAGTAGGAGCAGTAGTAGTAAACTTTGTGGGTATGTGGGCAGCCTCTATGAGAACTACTGTAAATAGCTGTCCATATATCCACAATGCATAGGGGATGCCTGGCATCCCTACCGATTGGACCATAGAGATTGGACCATAGAGATTGACAGTAAACTTAAAGACCCCAGAGATATACCCGAACCTTTCCCAACTATTCACTAAATGTCGATTTCAGGAAAGGGAACCGGTAGTTGCTCACGTGCAAAGACGAACCCCATAGGAGCAACTATTTCTGAAATTATGTACATTTAGGGAAAGTGGAGTAGTGGTAGTTTGCTTAGAAGATGGGCCCAAAATGAGAAACTACCTCTACGGAGCGTTAGTTGGGAAAGGGCCCCAGAGACGGACTAATTTAGCCTCTCGGTCTGCCACCATAGAGATAGACCCTAAGGGGCAGTCGGAGAGGCATTACCCGAAAGATAGACCTAGTGACTGGAATAATCTTTTTAAGCTCTATAGGATCGCTTTCATAGAAAAAGTTTATGGAAGGAACGGCAGCAATTGACCCAAGAGAGCAATCTTTTAAAGTACCAGCTTCGGAGGTTAACTATTACAGGTACTTTAAAAGTTTGCTGACCCTGATTAATTCCCTAAAGATAGACTTAGCGAGTGGAACAGTCTGTAGCGTCCTACTTATATAACACATTTTATTTATTATATAAATAGTGGCTTTTATGGACGTATGGCAATAACAAGACACGATCCATCTACTAGAAGTATACTATCTTTTAAATAATTAGCTACAATCTGTGGAAGGAGCGGTAGTAAGGATATTGAAGTCAGCGAACTAAAGCGGTTGAATGCAGGTATTACTGTGAATACAGCAAGATTCCCGGTACCCATCAGACAATATTTGATTGTCCTAATGGTGAAGTTCTTATTAGAATTACTATAGAGGCAGTGGACTGTCTAAGGATATTTTAAATATAAAAAATAGGGATATATAATAAAAAGAAATATATAATATTAAATTTTCTATAAGAGAAAGTGTTAAAATAAATGGAGAGAAACAGGTTAAATGATTGCAATTAGAAGTATAGTTGGATTGTAAGAAGTGATTTAAACCACAATCAAATTAAGTGTTTTTATGATATCCATAATATCTTGAATCACAAGGTGTTTCAGAAGCATTAAAGTAGCATATAGATATAACAAAATTAATAAGTGGGGTGCTTTATTGTGAGGTACTGTGTAGATTGTATTTGGGAGAAATTCAACGTACCACTTAAAAGATTTATAATGAAGCGAGTAGAAAATGAAGAAGATGCTGATGATATTTTACAGGAGGTTTTTATCAAAATTCATAATAACGTAGGAGGTTTAATGGACCATAGCAAAATTCATGTTTGGATATATAGTATAACCCGGAACACTATCATTGACCACTATAGGAAAAATAATAAAAAATATGAGATTTTGGAGCTACCAGAAGATATAGAAAGTTTTACAGAAAAAGAATCATCTTATAATCTTGAGATAGCACATTGTCTAAAAAATATGGTTAATACATTACCTGATATATATAAGCAAGCTATTATTCTAACGGAATTTAAAAATATGACACAAAAAGAGCTAAGTGAGAAGATGGGTATATCTTTACCAGGGGCAAAGTCAAGAGTTCAGCGTGGAAGAAAAAAATTAAAAGAAATGCTACTAGACTGCTGCTGTTTGGAAATGGATCGTAGAGGAAATATTGTTGACTACAAACATAAGAGTGATGAATGCAAATACTGTTAAAAATGGGTAAAGATCTGCATCCTTTTTTATTTGCATACGTCTTTATATTTGAAAACCTATTTAAATCATATTAGGAGGAGGATATACATGGCGAAGAGTAGAGAAGATATCAGAGGGTTTATAAGAAAAAATTATGCCCAGGTAGCAAAAAAAGGAAATGTAGGCGGCTGCTGTAGTGGTGGATGCAGTTGTAGTGATGCACCAATAGATATTAATGAAACATCTATGAAGCTTGGTTACACAGAAAATGATCTTTCAAATGTGCCAACTGAAGCAAATATGGGATTAGGCTGCGGAAATCCTATTGCTATAGCAAATCTTAAAGAAGGGGAAGTAGTCTTAGATCTTGGAAGTGGTGGAGGATTTGATTGTTTTCTTGCTAGAAGGCAGGTAGGCGAAAGTGGATACGTTATAGGGGTTGATATGACACCTGATATGATCAGCCTTGCAAGAAAAAATGCAGAAAAAAGTGGATATACAAATGTAGAATTTAGATTAGGAGAGATTGAACATTTACCTGTACCAGATAGTTCAGTAGATGTTATTATATCCAATTGTGTAATTAATTTATCCCCTGACAAGAAGCAGGTGTTTAAAGAAGCTTTTAGAGTTCTTAAAGCAGGTGGTAGATTGTCAACTTCCGACGTTGTTGCAACAGCAGAGTTACCACAAAATATAAAAGATGATTTAAGTCTAATTGCAAGCTGTATTGGTGGTGCAGAATATGTTGAAGATATTAAAGAAATGATAAAACAGGCAGGGTTTAAAAATATTAAACTGACATCTAAGGATAACAGCAGAGATATTGTTAAGGAATGGGCACCAAATAAGAATATTGAAGATTTTATTAGTTCTTATATAATTGAAGCAGTAAAATAGCTGAGAATATAAAAGTTACTTTACTGATTTGTATTAGAAAGGTAGTTTTTTATTAAATAAATACTTCTTATAATAAGTATGTTTAATTCTATGATATAGTGTTT
Above is a genomic segment from Alkaliphilus oremlandii OhILAs containing:
- a CDS encoding class I SAM-dependent methyltransferase, with product MTKNAKFIPVLKFDWLTRFFDPLMKLTMSEKKFKKALLLQADIKDNDIILDFGCGTATLMIMAKKEAPKASIYGVDVDPNVLKIAKNKVKNSGYEISLRAYDGISLPYKSETFDKVLSSLVFHHLTRSQKEIVLKEIYRTLKFGGELHIADFGRASNIFMRGMFLIIQLFDGFINTSDNVNGLLPEIIREAGFDKVIEHKRIMTLFGTISLYRAIKLL
- a CDS encoding ArsR/SmtB family transcription factor produces the protein MQDNKIDFERCDCTVIHEDVVNLVRDSMPHEESLYDLADIFKVFGDTTRIKILYALFASEMCVCDIAVLLNMTQSAISHQLRVLKQARLVKFRKEGKVVYYSLDDDHIKQIFDQGLIHIKHK
- a CDS encoding winged helix-turn-helix domain-containing protein; the protein is MDTIKSNENFKCRYFRIQKDVVKKVRARLPSDDEFASLIELFKVFTDEIKLKIIYVLFDSEVCLCELSELLTINEDEVIRQLKELERLGVVKHKHKEDMACYYLANNHIQHILVEGCIHKSHTD
- a CDS encoding heavy metal translocating P-type ATPase; this translates as MSQKIRKELILEGLDCANCSAKIEYEANQIAGVSVSMNFMTKTLTIETENGQELERILVQINTIVNKHEPDVIVREKTINKGEKKALILVGLGCANCAAKMETQIKNLTGVKNATVDFVSKKLTIEANSKQDLKRIIEEATAIVKRIEPDVKVVDEEQKRKSDNKRIFILDGLGCANCASKIESEVKKIEGVKVASVDFVSKKLTMETDANINFEKLNEGIVSIVKRIEPDVKVISAEEIIKEKANDDEEDSNKKEIIRLGISGALFAIGLAFNLPSWLELTVFLISYIISGGKIVLKALKNITRGQVFDENFLMSIATIGAFFIGEYPEGVAVMLFFQVGEFFQELAVNRSRKSISALMDIRPDFANIKIGDDIKRVSPEEVSIGDIIVVKPGEKVPLDGKVVEGSSMVDTSALTGESVPREVEVGNDVLSGFINKNGLLTIEVTKEFGESTVSKILDLVQNASSKKAPTENFITKFARYYTPVVVVIAVLLAIVPPLVVPGATFSDWIYRALVFLVISCPCALVVSIPLGFFGGIGGASRSGVLVKGSNYLEALNNVEIVIFDKTGTLTKGVFNVTEINPQNNYTEEELIEYAAYAESYSNHPIAVSILKAYEKEVDKSKIESYDEISGHGIKVKVEGKEILAGNIKLMNKENIQVSKVESVGTVVHVALNNVYAGYIVISDEVKDDSASAIKALKALGVKKTVMLTGDVRSVGEKVGKQLGLDEVYAELLPTEKVEKLELIDKQKSPKGKLVFVGDGINDAPVLARADIGMAMGGLGSDAAIEAADVVIMTDEPSKIATGIKIAKRTRKIVWQNIILAMGVKLIFLILGATGVASLWEAVFADVGVTVIAVINAMRVMRVKDI
- a CDS encoding thioredoxin family protein, translated to MAKRLIEVFTAGCYVCDNTVKQIKELACPNCEVIVYDLNKKCETNECEDKAKKYGIQSVPAVAINGKLVDCCKNKGIDIEALKAAGLGQ
- a CDS encoding MerR family transcriptional regulator yields the protein MNGLSIGEVAKKSNVNIETIRYYERRGLISEPPRTESGYRIFPLETVERIKFIKRSQELGFSLDEIEKLLAITEDEEHFDSKEILDFATQKIREIELKIHDLQKIKTTLEDLSAQCPGSGNPICKCPIVETLSKGGGKEWLKD
- a CDS encoding ABC transporter permease, translating into MMKTDKVNNNLDFIAFKTMVKRDLVVQARNKWEFVFRVAMLPFVLILLYGYILPRVGIVGPNFPNQMFPGMVGMSILVTGIHGTAVPLTMDFNMSREIEDRLQAPVNVRVVAFAKMFVGILESWIGGLIVLPVSLLFMASSLDITINAQGILTLIPILVLAAICSATLGLLVGTIIKPNQIAAMFPGFLMPLVFTGAIFFSWNSLSATPIIQKLVLINPLLYVNEALRAVLTPQIPHMHLAYSILGIIISSLIMGYFGARRFARMSGGKW
- a CDS encoding ABC transporter ATP-binding protein, which translates into the protein MSDIILRVENLHKVFQVSKDRKVEAVRSISFEVQRGEIFGFLGPNGAGKSTTISMVTTQLEPTSGKIFIDDQSTLENPALARRKIGVVAQHNNLDKGLTARENLIYHAKYFGIDDKTANERADEYLHKFGLTERQNDYVKSYSGGMAQRLKIARAIMHNPAILFLDEPTTGLDPSYRSILWEQILTLNKAGTTIFLTTHYMEEPEQLCDRIAIVDKGELKALGTVEELKTLIPSNNIISIKLANLDPIFARQAKTLPEVTNATIKNGVLLLYMKDNKPDFNQILEWVNKLDTPLQNISLSASTLDDVFIHLTGKGSINHDENR
- the sigZ gene encoding RNA polymerase sigma factor SigZ, with the translated sequence MRYCVDCIWEKFNVPLKRFIMKRVENEEDADDILQEVFIKIHNNVGGLMDHSKIHVWIYSITRNTIIDHYRKNNKKYEILELPEDIESFTEKESSYNLEIAHCLKNMVNTLPDIYKQAIILTEFKNMTQKELSEKMGISLPGAKSRVQRGRKKLKEMLLDCCCLEMDRRGNIVDYKHKSDECKYC
- a CDS encoding arsenite methyltransferase, with translation MAKSREDIRGFIRKNYAQVAKKGNVGGCCSGGCSCSDAPIDINETSMKLGYTENDLSNVPTEANMGLGCGNPIAIANLKEGEVVLDLGSGGGFDCFLARRQVGESGYVIGVDMTPDMISLARKNAEKSGYTNVEFRLGEIEHLPVPDSSVDVIISNCVINLSPDKKQVFKEAFRVLKAGGRLSTSDVVATAELPQNIKDDLSLIASCIGGAEYVEDIKEMIKQAGFKNIKLTSKDNSRDIVKEWAPNKNIEDFISSYIIEAVK